From Synoicihabitans lomoniglobus, the proteins below share one genomic window:
- the clpB gene encoding ATP-dependent chaperone ClpB: MDMNSLTQMSRQAVTDAQAEARRRNHHEVDTWHLLHALLAQEDGIVPALVEKLDLTVSALQLSTQRELDRLPAVSGSVDASKIYVTQAVNEVLTRAEKEAKQLKDEFVSTEHIFLGIVEVAKPDSIAKAIKSFGLDRVRVLKALQTLRGAQRVTTDNPEATYNALKKYGTDLVALAKAGKMDPVIGRDDEIRRTVRILSRKTKNNPVLIGEPGVGKTAIVEGLAQRIVRGDVPEGLKDRTLFSLDMGALVAGAKYRGEFEERLKAVLAEVKESDGRIILFIDELHTIVGAGKTEGAMDAGNLLKPMLARGELHCIGATTLDEYRKHIEKDAALERRFQPVVVQPPSVEDAISILRGLRERYELHHGVRIQDGALVAAATLSDRYISDRFLPDKAIDLVDEACAMIRTEMDSMPQELDALSRRVLQLEIEEAALKLEKDKASKERLKTLQSELGDTRSQATALRAKWDKEKAAIDKVRKVREELDALRHEMEQAERAYDLNKLAELRHGRLPQLEAELKRLETLPGDNELFKEEVSAEEVASIVAKWSGIPVTRLVEGEKEKLLRLEDTLHERVIGQDEAVTLASEAILRARAGIKDPRRPVGSFLFLGPTGVGKTELAKTLAETLFDSEGAMIRIDMSEYMEKHSVARLIGAPPGYVGYDEGGQLTEAVRRKPYAVVLFDEIEKAHPDVFNVLLQVLDDGRITDSQGRTIDFKNTIIIMTSNLGSRHLLERVTGDTISESVRESVMAELRQAFRPEFLNRIDETIMFKPLTLDEITKIVDLLLADLNRRLIDRRVTVELDAAARTWAAEKGYDPVFGARPLKRFLQRQLETRLARGLVAGDIKEGATVKFTVTDGALAEA; encoded by the coding sequence ATGGATATGAACTCACTCACTCAGATGTCGCGCCAAGCCGTCACCGACGCGCAGGCGGAGGCCCGTCGTCGTAATCACCATGAGGTGGATACGTGGCATCTGCTGCACGCTTTGCTCGCGCAGGAAGACGGTATCGTGCCGGCGCTGGTGGAAAAACTCGATCTCACCGTCAGCGCCCTGCAACTCTCCACGCAGCGGGAACTCGACCGCCTGCCCGCCGTGAGCGGCAGCGTTGATGCGTCCAAAATCTACGTCACCCAGGCTGTCAACGAGGTGCTGACGCGGGCCGAAAAGGAGGCCAAACAACTCAAGGACGAGTTTGTTTCCACCGAGCACATTTTTCTCGGGATCGTGGAAGTTGCGAAGCCCGATTCCATTGCCAAAGCGATCAAATCCTTCGGCCTCGATCGCGTTCGCGTGCTCAAGGCGTTGCAAACGCTTCGCGGGGCGCAACGCGTCACGACCGACAATCCCGAAGCGACTTACAACGCGTTGAAGAAATACGGCACCGACCTCGTGGCTCTGGCCAAGGCCGGTAAGATGGATCCGGTCATCGGTCGCGACGACGAGATCCGTCGCACCGTCCGCATCCTTTCCCGCAAGACCAAGAATAACCCGGTTCTCATCGGTGAACCCGGCGTCGGCAAAACCGCCATCGTCGAAGGCCTTGCGCAGCGCATCGTGCGCGGCGACGTGCCCGAAGGTTTGAAGGATCGCACGCTCTTCTCGCTCGATATGGGCGCGCTCGTCGCCGGAGCGAAATACCGCGGCGAATTTGAGGAGCGCCTCAAAGCCGTGCTCGCCGAAGTCAAGGAAAGCGACGGCCGTATTATCCTCTTCATCGACGAGCTTCACACGATCGTTGGTGCCGGCAAGACCGAGGGCGCCATGGATGCGGGCAACTTACTCAAGCCCATGCTGGCCCGCGGTGAGTTGCACTGTATCGGTGCGACTACACTCGATGAGTATCGCAAACACATCGAAAAGGACGCCGCCCTCGAACGCCGCTTCCAACCGGTTGTCGTGCAACCCCCGTCCGTCGAGGATGCCATCTCCATCCTGCGCGGTCTCCGCGAACGCTACGAACTGCACCATGGCGTGCGTATCCAGGACGGCGCCCTCGTGGCCGCCGCCACGTTGTCGGATCGCTACATCTCCGATCGTTTTCTGCCCGACAAGGCCATCGATCTCGTCGACGAGGCCTGCGCCATGATCCGCACCGAGATGGATTCGATGCCGCAAGAACTCGATGCCCTTAGTCGTCGCGTGCTCCAACTCGAAATCGAGGAAGCCGCCCTGAAACTGGAAAAGGACAAGGCGTCCAAGGAACGTCTCAAAACCCTGCAAAGCGAACTCGGTGACACGCGTTCGCAGGCCACCGCGTTGCGCGCCAAGTGGGACAAAGAAAAGGCCGCCATCGACAAGGTGCGCAAAGTTCGGGAAGAGCTCGATGCTCTGCGCCATGAAATGGAGCAGGCCGAACGCGCCTACGATCTCAACAAACTCGCCGAGCTGCGCCACGGTCGTCTGCCGCAATTGGAAGCCGAACTGAAGCGTCTTGAAACCCTCCCCGGTGACAACGAACTCTTCAAGGAAGAGGTCTCCGCCGAAGAGGTCGCGTCCATCGTCGCCAAGTGGAGCGGGATCCCCGTTACGCGACTCGTTGAAGGAGAGAAGGAGAAGCTCCTGCGCTTGGAAGACACGCTCCACGAACGCGTGATCGGTCAGGACGAAGCCGTCACGCTCGCCAGCGAAGCGATCCTGCGTGCTCGCGCCGGCATTAAAGATCCGCGCCGTCCAGTCGGTTCGTTCCTCTTCCTCGGCCCGACCGGAGTCGGTAAAACCGAACTCGCCAAAACGCTGGCCGAAACGCTCTTCGACAGCGAAGGCGCCATGATCCGCATCGACATGTCGGAATACATGGAAAAGCACAGCGTGGCCCGCCTCATCGGCGCGCCTCCCGGTTACGTCGGTTACGACGAGGGCGGCCAGCTCACCGAAGCCGTGCGTCGCAAACCCTACGCCGTGGTGCTGTTCGACGAAATCGAGAAAGCGCATCCGGATGTATTCAATGTGCTACTACAAGTGCTTGACGATGGCCGGATCACCGACAGCCAGGGTCGCACGATCGACTTCAAGAATACGATCATCATCATGACCTCCAACCTCGGCAGTCGCCACTTGTTGGAACGGGTCACCGGTGACACGATTTCGGAAAGCGTGCGCGAGTCCGTCATGGCTGAGTTGCGGCAGGCGTTCCGCCCGGAGTTCCTCAACCGCATCGACGAGACGATCATGTTCAAGCCGCTCACGCTCGATGAAATCACCAAGATCGTCGACCTCCTACTGGCCGACTTGAACCGCCGTCTCATCGACCGCCGCGTCACCGTCGAGCTCGACGCCGCCGCCCGCACCTGGGCTGCGGAGAAAGGTTACGATCCCGTCTTCGGCGCGCGTCCGCTCAAGCGATTCCTCCAGCGCCAGCTCGAAACCCGCCTCGCCCGCGGCCTCGTCGCCGGCGACATCAAGGAAGGTGCCACGGTGAAGTTCACCGTCACCGACGGAGCACTGGCGGAGGCATAA
- the dusB gene encoding tRNA dihydrouridine synthase DusB, whose protein sequence is MKIGPIELSSPLFLSPLAGYTNLPMRLTVREIGGLGWATTDLVNARSLIEGNRTALKLCATCAEDRPLAIQLFGAVPEEMRDAAIICAEMGVQSVDINMGCPVRKVVNVGGGSAMMTELTKTAALVRGMVEAVNIPITAKMRLGWDDQNLTAPDLARTLEDAGVAAVFVHGRTRAQGFSGRVNLNGIRAVVEAVSTIPVIGNGDVTTPEAAQHMLDVTGCTGVSMGRGAFYDPWIFKRTAHLLATGELLPEPDFAERIRVLQRHFDRYVEFYGEERGAKFFRKVAPWYARRFGPSKPFKRDIIRIKSRADFEQTLAEFIAWREQFCDESGQLLSKYRPEPMIASFQRDEDDPVFLRESIPVPRGPVDVW, encoded by the coding sequence ATGAAAATTGGTCCGATTGAGTTGTCTTCGCCGTTATTTTTGTCGCCGCTGGCGGGTTATACCAACCTGCCCATGCGACTAACCGTGCGCGAAATCGGCGGTCTCGGCTGGGCGACCACCGATCTGGTCAACGCCCGCTCACTCATCGAGGGCAACCGCACCGCGCTCAAACTGTGCGCCACCTGCGCCGAGGATCGGCCGCTCGCGATTCAACTGTTCGGCGCCGTGCCGGAGGAGATGCGCGACGCCGCCATCATTTGCGCCGAAATGGGCGTGCAGTCGGTCGACATCAACATGGGCTGCCCCGTGCGCAAGGTTGTCAACGTCGGCGGCGGCTCCGCCATGATGACCGAACTCACCAAGACCGCCGCCCTCGTGCGCGGCATGGTCGAAGCGGTGAACATTCCCATCACCGCCAAGATGCGACTCGGCTGGGACGACCAAAATCTCACCGCGCCCGACCTCGCCCGCACCCTGGAAGACGCCGGCGTCGCCGCTGTTTTCGTGCACGGCCGCACCCGTGCCCAAGGTTTTTCCGGACGCGTCAACCTCAACGGCATCAGGGCCGTGGTCGAAGCCGTCTCAACCATCCCGGTGATCGGTAATGGTGATGTCACTACACCGGAGGCCGCGCAGCACATGCTCGACGTCACCGGCTGCACAGGCGTGAGCATGGGCCGCGGCGCATTCTACGATCCGTGGATTTTCAAACGCACCGCGCACCTGCTCGCCACGGGCGAGCTGCTACCCGAACCCGATTTTGCGGAACGCATTCGCGTCCTGCAGCGACATTTCGACCGCTACGTTGAATTTTACGGCGAGGAACGTGGCGCGAAGTTTTTCCGTAAAGTAGCGCCCTGGTATGCCCGCCGCTTCGGACCGTCGAAACCGTTCAAGCGCGACATCATTCGCATAAAGTCCCGCGCCGATTTCGAGCAAACGCTTGCCGAATTCATCGCTTGGCGGGAGCAGTTCTGCGACGAGTCGGGGCAGCTCCTTTCGAAGTATCGACCTGAACCGATGATCGCATCCTTCCAGCGCGACGAAGACGACCCCGTATTCCTGCGCGAGTCCATCCCCGTGCCCAGAGGCCCGGTGGATGTGTGGTGA